In bacterium, a single genomic region encodes these proteins:
- a CDS encoding fumarylacetoacetate hydrolase family protein, which translates to MRIARYHHEDYKGFGLVEDGRVYPVQNPFIAETDHLAAITASRTGHGAVSLSRVRLLSPCVPSKIVCVGVNYAAHAREMGRADLPKEPLIFLKAPSAVIGPGDPIVRPAISERVDHEAEIAIVIARTCRNVPPEEALSVVLGYTCLNDVTARDLQRRDVQFSRAKSFDTFCPMGPWIETGLDSTDAGVEAWVNGEKRQDGRTSDLIFGVPALIAHITRVMTLYPGDVIATGTPEGVSPLLAGDEVTVTVEGIGSLTNPVVDEE; encoded by the coding sequence GGATTCGGCCTGGTCGAGGACGGGCGCGTCTATCCGGTGCAAAACCCGTTCATCGCCGAGACCGACCATCTTGCGGCGATCACCGCGTCGCGCACCGGTCACGGCGCGGTTTCGCTTTCGCGTGTACGGCTTTTGTCGCCGTGCGTTCCGTCGAAGATCGTCTGCGTCGGCGTCAATTATGCCGCGCACGCCAGGGAAATGGGGCGCGCGGACCTGCCGAAAGAGCCGCTCATTTTCCTCAAGGCGCCGTCCGCCGTAATCGGCCCCGGCGATCCGATCGTGCGGCCGGCGATCTCCGAGCGCGTCGATCACGAGGCGGAGATCGCCATCGTCATCGCGCGCACGTGCCGAAACGTGCCGCCCGAGGAGGCGTTGTCGGTCGTGCTGGGCTACACCTGTCTGAACGATGTGACCGCGCGCGATTTGCAACGGCGCGATGTGCAATTCTCGCGAGCCAAAAGCTTCGACACGTTTTGCCCGATGGGGCCGTGGATCGAAACCGGGCTGGATTCGACCGACGCCGGCGTCGAGGCGTGGGTCAACGGCGAAAAGCGCCAGGACGGACGCACGAGCGATCTCATCTTTGGCGTGCCCGCGCTCATCGCGCACATCACGCGCGTCATGACGCTGTATCCGGGCGACGTCATTGCGACGGGTACGCCCGAGGGCGTCTCGCCGCTTCTGGCGGGCGACGAGGTGACGGTGACCGTGGAGGGCATCGGCTCGCTGACGAACCCGGTGGTTGACGAAGAGTAG